A stretch of DNA from Cetobacterium somerae ATCC BAA-474:
CAACTGGACGCTTTATTGAAAATTGTACTATATTCATGTGTTCCCCCTAATCTATAATGTTTACCTTATCTCTATCCTCTAATAAAAATTGTCCCTCTGTTACAAGTTTCATATTAGAATAAAGTTCGTCACTTATAACCTCTTGTTTATCTCCATTAGAATATCCTCTTTCAATCTTTATTCTTCTAGCTTCATCATTTTCTACAACAAAAATATACGAATATAGTTCCTTTATAACAATGGCATTTTTAGGAACTAGATATCCATTTTGTTTACCAGTTTCAACTAGTACTTTAGAATACATACCTTTTTTTATTTTTCCCTCTGGATTTTCAATCTCTACTTTTATTTGGTATTTTTTATTATCTTTATTAGCTACAGGATTTATTTCATATACACTACCAAAATAGTTATTTTCAATTCCCTCTAAATCTATCTCTGCTTTATTTCCAACA
This window harbors:
- a CDS encoding efflux RND transporter periplasmic adaptor subunit, coding for VQSAYLKAQATYVSNKADFEIKRKNYEKFKQLYDKNLISEDEYLTKKTGYLQSESDLKSSEATYLSAKKDFEDLVVKSKLDGVITDLNLKLYEKIPSNTDLVTVVDISKILVKTGVSVHEISQLSVGNKAEIDLEGIENNYFGSVYEINPVANKDNKKYQIKVEIENPEGKIKKGMYSKVLVETGKQNGYLVPKNAIVIKELYSYIFVVENDEARRIKIERGYSNGDKQEVISDELYSNMKLVTEGQFLLEDRDKVNIID